From the Vibrio metoecus genome, one window contains:
- the rfaD gene encoding ADP-glyceromanno-heptose 6-epimerase, whose product MIIVTGGAGMIGSNIIKALNERGITDILVVDHLKNGRKFKNLVDLQIADYMDRDDFLAQIMAGDDFGSIDAIFHEGACSATTEWDGKYVMLNNYEYSKELLHYCLDREIPFLYASSAATYGETDTFIEEPQYEGALNVYGYSKQQFDNYVRRLWLDAKQHGETLSQITGFRYFNVYGPREQHKGSMASVAFHLNNQMNAGENPKLFAGSENFKRDFVYVGDVAAVNLWFLDNGVSGIFNCGTGKAESFNEVAKAVITFHGRGEVETIPFPDHLKGAYQEFTEADLTKLRAAGCDVQFKSVAEGVAEYMALINRK is encoded by the coding sequence ATGATTATCGTAACTGGCGGCGCTGGCATGATTGGCAGCAACATTATCAAAGCGCTTAATGAGCGTGGTATCACTGACATTCTGGTCGTCGATCATTTGAAAAATGGTCGTAAGTTCAAAAATTTGGTTGACCTACAGATTGCTGACTATATGGATCGAGATGACTTCCTAGCTCAGATCATGGCCGGTGATGATTTCGGGTCCATTGACGCCATTTTCCATGAAGGTGCTTGCTCTGCGACCACAGAATGGGATGGCAAATATGTCATGCTCAACAACTATGAATACTCTAAAGAGCTGCTGCATTATTGCTTAGATCGTGAAATTCCCTTCCTTTATGCTTCTTCAGCAGCCACTTATGGTGAAACCGATACCTTTATTGAAGAGCCGCAGTATGAAGGTGCACTCAACGTTTACGGTTACTCGAAGCAGCAATTTGATAACTATGTGCGACGCCTATGGCTCGATGCTAAACAACACGGTGAAACCTTATCGCAAATTACCGGTTTTCGTTACTTCAACGTATACGGTCCTCGTGAGCAGCATAAAGGCTCGATGGCTTCGGTTGCCTTTCATTTGAACAATCAAATGAACGCGGGTGAAAATCCGAAACTATTTGCTGGCAGTGAGAACTTCAAACGTGATTTCGTGTATGTCGGCGATGTCGCTGCGGTCAATTTGTGGTTTTTAGATAATGGCGTATCCGGCATTTTCAACTGTGGTACAGGTAAAGCGGAATCGTTCAACGAAGTGGCGAAAGCGGTGATCACATTCCATGGTCGCGGCGAAGTCGAAACCATTCCATTCCCAGACCATCTTAAAGGTGCTTATCAAGAGTTTACGGAGGCTGACCTTACCAAACTTCGCGCAGCTGGCTGTGATGTACAATTCAAGAGTGTGGCTGAAGGTGTCGCTGAATATATGGCGCTGATTAATCGAAAGTAA